In one window of Gudongella oleilytica DNA:
- a CDS encoding peptidoglycan DD-metalloendopeptidase family protein — protein sequence MIVKSRNRIIRFIAALVTILIIAASFDNTSYAVAFSDLDNHWAKSYIERVSDHKAISGYPDGSFKPDDQVKRIEFISIIVKSQGISVRDRTPGEYWGQPYIEAAIKNDLIRSNEYGIANEVNLEKYISREEMSSIVVNAYTKSGGTVEPAKFDAARSSLVDFDSVARYYYNSSIESVALDFISGYPDGSFAPKQNATRAQASIVSYRLLLKQGIIKDSELPVNVVLSKTKLQQGELLRLTAYHADNANRASLVQSLYPDYVWYEDGDVLRGYIPTNYNTKPGVYSLRFIDEKTGNISTKYVEISSRDFRVQYLKVDPNIESSTRTEEANAEYRKYFNPSRDVSSPVKYYSEPFILPVTGRVTTEFGETRTVNGAPTSYRHAGIDIAAPLNTKISAANRGKVTLAMPLILTGNSIVIDHGEGLFSVYFHLEKLHVSQGEMVEKGQLIGTVGSTGFSTGPHLHFTMSYYRTNIEPGFIIYGKSITKANYQELMK from the coding sequence ATGATCGTTAAGTCAAGGAACAGAATTATAAGGTTTATAGCAGCATTAGTTACTATTCTCATCATAGCTGCTTCGTTTGATAACACATCATATGCAGTAGCTTTCAGTGATCTTGACAATCACTGGGCAAAGTCATATATTGAGAGAGTTTCAGATCATAAGGCCATATCCGGTTATCCTGATGGCAGCTTTAAGCCTGATGATCAAGTTAAAAGAATTGAATTTATTTCAATTATTGTAAAATCACAAGGAATAAGTGTCAGAGACAGGACTCCAGGTGAGTACTGGGGACAGCCTTATATCGAGGCAGCGATAAAAAATGATTTAATAAGGTCAAATGAATATGGAATTGCAAATGAAGTAAATTTAGAAAAGTATATTTCGAGAGAGGAAATGTCCAGCATCGTTGTTAATGCGTATACAAAATCAGGAGGAACTGTCGAACCTGCTAAGTTTGATGCTGCCCGTTCAAGCTTGGTTGATTTTGATTCTGTTGCCCGGTACTATTATAATAGTTCAATAGAATCTGTCGCTTTGGATTTCATTTCAGGTTATCCCGATGGTAGCTTTGCTCCGAAGCAAAATGCAACCAGGGCACAGGCTTCAATAGTATCCTATAGGTTGCTATTGAAGCAGGGAATCATTAAAGATAGCGAGTTGCCAGTGAATGTCGTTCTGTCAAAAACCAAGCTGCAACAAGGTGAACTTTTGAGATTGACGGCTTACCACGCCGATAATGCTAATAGAGCTTCACTTGTTCAGAGCCTGTATCCAGACTATGTGTGGTATGAGGATGGTGATGTCCTTAGAGGATACATTCCGACAAATTATAATACAAAGCCTGGAGTATATAGTTTGAGGTTCATTGATGAAAAAACAGGAAATATATCTACGAAGTATGTGGAAATATCCTCAAGGGATTTTAGGGTCCAATATCTTAAAGTCGATCCAAATATCGAGTCAAGCACAAGAACAGAAGAAGCGAATGCTGAATACAGAAAGTATTTCAATCCTTCAAGAGATGTTTCTTCTCCGGTAAAGTATTATTCGGAGCCCTTTATACTGCCAGTCACGGGCAGGGTAACAACTGAATTTGGTGAGACTCGTACTGTAAACGGAGCACCTACCTCCTACAGACATGCAGGTATAGATATTGCTGCACCGCTTAATACAAAGATATCAGCTGCAAACAGAGGTAAGGTTACTCTTGCTATGCCTTTGATCCTGACTGGAAACAGCATTGTCATAGATCATGGAGAGGGTCTGTTCAGTGTCTATTTCCATCTTGAAAAACTACATGTTTCCCAGGGGGAGATGGTTGAAAAAGGACAGCTTATTGGTACGGTTGGTTCCACAGGATTTTCCACAGGACCTCATCTCCACTTCACTATGTCCTATTACAGGACTAATATCGAACCCGGATTCATTATTTATGGCAAGAGTATCACTAAGGCAAATTATCAGGAACTTATGAAGTAA
- a CDS encoding transposase, whose product MAFKPNAVQQINMEDALLNLPPRVKKFVEKSWSAGFSEIIFPQINEKRFAVLYSDNPATRPNTPVNAIIGALIIKELFSLTDEDLLESILCDVRFQVALRTTSFKEQPFSDRTFSRFRERLYYHELNTGEDLLKEEMVDLAEAFRKYLNIEPTLKRMDSLMVASGSKKMSRLEILYTCVANLVKQLHKNGETTLVQPLQTYLKEEHRNQIIYHQRHEDLDQRLNAVIQDAKHLMDLVPVISQQTEAYHHLVRVMEEQTHTDDTGTTIAKPKKDISTQSMQNPSDPDATFRWKSGQNHKGYVAHVVETTGKEGSMITAYEYQPNTHSDNEFCRKTIEEMGPQKEKTTLVADGAYASTENTLMAEANNIDLVTTSLLGKAPNEVQAHFKLDTENHKVLKCPAGKKPYKTCYYQQTGIYRASFTLSACQDCPLRNQCGMKPQKKSNYVMITEKTVQRAEYLQKYSLPKYQELARIRNGVEGIPSVLRRKHHVDQMPVRGYLRSKMWFGFKITAINVKRVLKKVRQDRFLPDILTNIQDIWETMFSTQHFVRLWA is encoded by the coding sequence ATGGCTTTTAAACCCAATGCTGTCCAACAAATCAACATGGAAGATGCGCTGCTTAACCTCCCGCCACGTGTTAAGAAATTTGTTGAGAAATCATGGTCCGCCGGTTTTTCAGAGATCATTTTTCCACAGATTAACGAAAAACGGTTCGCGGTCTTGTACAGTGACAATCCGGCTACCCGACCCAACACGCCTGTCAATGCCATCATCGGTGCGTTGATCATTAAAGAACTGTTTAGCCTAACTGACGAAGACCTGCTGGAATCCATCCTGTGCGACGTACGGTTTCAAGTAGCACTACGCACCACCAGTTTCAAGGAACAACCCTTCAGCGACCGCACCTTCAGCCGATTTCGTGAACGATTGTACTATCACGAACTGAACACCGGCGAAGATTTACTAAAAGAAGAAATGGTTGATCTGGCCGAAGCCTTTCGAAAGTACCTAAACATCGAACCCACTTTAAAACGAATGGACAGCCTGATGGTGGCCTCTGGCAGCAAGAAGATGAGCCGCCTTGAAATTTTGTACACCTGTGTTGCCAACTTGGTAAAGCAGCTTCATAAAAACGGTGAAACAACATTGGTGCAACCCCTGCAGACCTACCTGAAAGAAGAACACCGAAACCAGATCATCTACCACCAGCGCCATGAAGACCTGGACCAACGCCTGAATGCTGTTATCCAGGATGCGAAACACCTGATGGACCTGGTGCCGGTAATAAGCCAACAAACAGAAGCTTATCACCACCTGGTCCGAGTGATGGAAGAACAAACCCACACCGATGACACAGGAACGACCATAGCTAAGCCGAAAAAAGATATCTCGACCCAGAGTATGCAAAACCCCTCCGACCCAGACGCCACCTTCCGCTGGAAAAGCGGCCAGAACCATAAAGGCTATGTGGCACATGTCGTTGAAACCACAGGTAAAGAAGGCAGTATGATCACCGCCTACGAATATCAGCCCAACACCCACAGCGACAATGAGTTTTGTCGAAAAACCATCGAAGAGATGGGCCCTCAGAAAGAGAAGACCACCCTGGTAGCTGACGGAGCCTATGCCAGTACCGAGAACACCTTAATGGCAGAAGCCAACAACATAGATCTGGTGACCACCTCCCTCTTGGGAAAAGCCCCAAATGAAGTACAAGCCCATTTCAAACTCGATACCGAGAATCATAAGGTGTTAAAATGCCCAGCTGGGAAAAAACCATACAAAACTTGCTATTACCAACAGACAGGAATCTATCGGGCCTCTTTTACACTGAGCGCCTGCCAGGATTGTCCGCTACGAAATCAATGTGGCATGAAACCCCAAAAGAAATCCAACTACGTGATGATTACCGAAAAAACGGTTCAACGGGCCGAATATCTACAAAAGTATTCTCTGCCAAAATACCAGGAACTGGCAAGAATACGAAACGGAGTGGAAGGCATACCCTCCGTCCTTAGGCGCAAGCACCATGTTGATCAAATGCCTGTCCGGGGTTATCTGCGCTCAAAAATGTGGTTTGGGTTTAAAATTACAGCAATCAACGTTAAAAGAGTGTTGAAAAAGGTAAGACAGGACCGTTTTCTTCCGGATATCTTGACAAATATTCAAGACATTTGGGAAACAATGTTTTCAACTCAACATTTTGTAAGATTGTGGGCTTAA
- a CDS encoding GGDEF domain-containing protein, which yields MSNRESILEILSKAKAASSVSPDRAIEMSNEAYQMSRDGGFKREEGFSLLGAAYGYRVKSDVGNLLDMSLAARQIFEELDDHEGLMRALNLAGVAYFYSSLYEEAMRNFLKALDYSKVVNDPFLESSVLNNIAEVYRETLSYNKAIEFYKRAEGLSRENGLDINRAVILGNIGEIYLKESKPEEALKCFESGKMILKDMNDPISLAEIESRIGQVYQAMGGRAEAEEQYKKSLAMLETLENKYYSIDILTNLASLYAETDLDEAMELLAIAISYAEEIDAKKKISSVYRQIASINEDYGNYSVALDYFKLYCSYSEKQSNLALGNRLEILNIELKHTTDFEQLNQLKDRFEHEIKLQKLEIERMNEMNRSLEKKISEDELTGILNRRAINKKLHEIAEAARDEKFFLTVYMLDIDNFKMYNDHWGHSDGDKCLISITKAISSIAWSRNDIFGRYGGEEFVYIARTKDYDTALGLGEEIREEVEKLGLYYGNGSDKTPTTISIGGVVGSGEELSSVPRLLQMADDQLYISKRSGKNRVRLISLD from the coding sequence ATGAGCAATCGAGAGAGTATACTGGAGATTTTAAGTAAAGCCAAGGCAGCGTCATCAGTTTCACCTGATAGGGCTATAGAGATGAGCAACGAGGCTTATCAAATGTCGAGAGACGGTGGATTTAAAAGAGAGGAAGGATTTTCTCTACTGGGAGCCGCTTATGGCTACAGGGTCAAATCCGATGTTGGGAATCTGCTTGACATGAGTCTGGCTGCAAGACAAATTTTTGAGGAGCTGGATGACCATGAGGGCTTGATGAGAGCCTTGAATCTTGCTGGTGTCGCTTACTTTTACAGTTCATTGTATGAGGAGGCCATGAGGAATTTTCTGAAGGCACTGGACTATTCAAAGGTGGTTAATGACCCATTTCTCGAGAGCAGTGTTCTGAATAATATTGCCGAGGTTTATCGGGAAACACTTTCATATAATAAGGCTATAGAGTTCTATAAAAGAGCTGAAGGATTAAGCAGGGAAAATGGACTGGATATTAACAGGGCTGTAATCCTGGGAAATATTGGGGAGATATATCTAAAGGAAAGCAAGCCTGAGGAGGCATTGAAGTGCTTTGAATCGGGCAAGATGATTTTGAAAGATATGAATGACCCGATAAGCCTGGCTGAGATAGAGAGCAGGATAGGCCAGGTTTACCAGGCTATGGGAGGCAGGGCTGAAGCCGAGGAGCAGTACAAGAAATCCCTGGCTATGCTGGAAACATTGGAAAACAAATATTATTCAATAGACATACTTACAAACCTGGCATCTCTTTACGCCGAGACAGACCTTGATGAAGCCATGGAGTTGCTTGCAATTGCCATCAGCTATGCTGAAGAGATAGATGCGAAGAAGAAAATTAGCTCCGTTTACAGACAAATTGCCTCTATTAATGAGGATTACGGTAACTACAGTGTTGCACTGGATTATTTTAAACTATACTGCTCATACAGTGAAAAGCAGAGTAATTTGGCACTTGGTAACCGATTAGAGATCCTGAACATTGAGCTTAAGCATACAACGGATTTTGAGCAATTGAATCAACTTAAGGATAGGTTTGAGCATGAGATAAAGCTCCAGAAGCTTGAAATCGAACGAATGAATGAAATGAACCGAAGCCTTGAAAAAAAGATTTCAGAGGACGAGCTGACAGGAATACTCAATAGAAGAGCAATAAATAAGAAGCTGCACGAGATTGCTGAGGCTGCCAGGGACGAGAAATTCTTTTTGACTGTATATATGCTTGATATCGACAATTTCAAGATGTATAACGATCATTGGGGTCATTCAGACGGAGATAAGTGTCTGATATCCATAACCAAAGCCATAAGCTCGATCGCCTGGTCAAGGAATGATATTTTTGGACGTTACGGCGGTGAAGAATTCGTGTATATCGCAAGAACAAAGGATTATGATACAGCACTTGGACTTGGGGAAGAAATCAGAGAAGAAGTGGAGAAACTTGGACTATATTATGGCAATGGTTCCGATAAGACTCCAACTACAATAAGCATCGGTGGAGTCGTTGGATCTGGAGAAGAGCTATCCAGTGTCCCCAGACTACTGCAAATGGCCGACGATCAGCTTTATATCTCCAAGAGAAGCGGTAAAAATAGAGTCAGACTAATAAGTCTTGATTAA
- a CDS encoding MFS transporter: protein MTKDNTSQARIELILFFILISIVALGNGLSDSIYSNYFKEVYGVTAFQRGLIEFPRELPGILCTVVIGVLGFMGDIRVAFIAQILSLIGVTMLGLLTPSFGIMLVFLFINSMGMHLFMPLQDAIGMSLAEQDRIGRRMGQYSSVRAAFSLMAALMVFFGFRTGFFTFQEPVKIVFLISGALFTAAAVITALMSRRVNIEIKSQKRRKLVFRKQYKYFYFLTVLKGVQKQIAYVYGTWIIVDLLMKKADTIALLTIAFTFVSIFFLNKLGHWMDRYGIKSMMYFDALTFIIVYLVYGGMVWGIESGALQNQGWAVWTIYLLYIADRLSMQIGMVNSIYLRSIAVDKEEITSTLSMGVSLDHIISIIAAMIGGFIWTKWGSHWVFFLAALFSVGNLYVAAKVQPEEEAAAAELLRSKG from the coding sequence ATGACAAAAGATAACACTTCACAAGCCAGGATCGAGCTAATTTTATTTTTTATCCTCATATCCATCGTTGCCTTGGGAAATGGCCTGAGTGACAGCATCTACTCCAATTATTTCAAGGAAGTGTATGGGGTGACAGCCTTTCAAAGAGGCTTGATTGAATTTCCCAGAGAGCTTCCAGGGATACTATGCACGGTTGTGATCGGAGTGCTGGGATTCATGGGAGACATAAGAGTAGCATTTATTGCACAGATTTTATCTCTAATAGGAGTCACAATGCTTGGTCTTTTAACTCCGTCATTTGGAATAATGCTTGTATTTCTGTTTATTAACTCCATGGGAATGCACCTCTTTATGCCATTGCAGGACGCCATAGGCATGTCCCTGGCTGAGCAGGACAGAATAGGAAGAAGAATGGGGCAATATTCAAGTGTCAGGGCAGCATTCAGCCTGATGGCAGCATTGATGGTGTTCTTTGGGTTCAGGACAGGATTTTTCACATTTCAGGAGCCTGTAAAGATCGTGTTCCTTATTTCCGGTGCACTTTTTACAGCGGCAGCTGTTATTACCGCTCTAATGTCCCGAAGAGTTAATATTGAGATCAAATCCCAAAAACGGAGAAAACTGGTATTCCGAAAGCAATATAAGTATTTTTATTTTCTCACTGTCCTTAAGGGAGTACAAAAGCAGATAGCATACGTTTATGGTACCTGGATAATTGTTGACCTTCTTATGAAGAAGGCTGATACAATAGCACTTCTAACAATAGCCTTTACATTCGTTTCAATATTTTTTCTAAACAAGCTTGGGCACTGGATGGACAGGTACGGAATAAAAAGCATGATGTATTTTGATGCGTTGACCTTCATAATCGTTTATCTTGTATATGGCGGCATGGTATGGGGAATTGAATCGGGAGCTTTGCAAAATCAGGGATGGGCGGTCTGGACGATATACTTGCTGTATATAGCCGACAGGTTATCTATGCAGATTGGTATGGTCAATTCAATCTATCTTAGATCTATTGCAGTGGATAAAGAAGAAATAACATCTACTCTGTCCATGGGTGTTAGTCTCGATCATATAATATCCATAATAGCTGCAATGATCGGCGGCTTTATTTGGACAAAATGGGGCAGTCATTGGGTGTTTTTTCTGGCTGCATTGTTTTCAGTAGGCAATCTTTATGTAGCAGCGAAGGTACAGCCAGAGGAGGAAGCGGCAGCGGCGGAGCTGCTAAGGTCAAAGGGATAA
- a CDS encoding FAD-dependent oxidoreductase, whose amino-acid sequence MSELNKKYEIVFKDKKQETSDIFSFVFTKPDGFNWAPGQHGIFRFHDYDFESDKGYRVFSFTSVPEDNILMFTSCTYDRPGSEFKEHLLRLREGDIMTVEDPQGRFVVDDYNRPVCILARGIGITPVRAILRKLDISGSNPTKMKIYYLDEGGEYAFEESLRHIDNKIPGLEIEFLKSLDTLQDRAEAFARIIGNEGLYYTSGTAGINGMLIEVLLALEIDKTNIKADNFIGY is encoded by the coding sequence GTGTCGGAGCTTAATAAGAAATATGAAATTGTTTTCAAAGACAAAAAACAGGAAACCTCAGACATATTTTCCTTCGTATTCACCAAGCCGGATGGTTTCAACTGGGCACCAGGTCAGCATGGTATTTTCCGGTTTCACGACTATGACTTCGAATCAGACAAGGGGTATCGAGTGTTCAGCTTCACATCAGTACCTGAGGATAATATCCTTATGTTCACATCATGTACATATGACAGACCTGGCTCAGAGTTCAAGGAGCATCTCTTAAGGCTGAGAGAAGGTGACATTATGACCGTGGAGGATCCCCAGGGCAGGTTTGTTGTTGATGATTATAACAGGCCTGTTTGCATCCTTGCAAGAGGTATTGGGATCACACCTGTTAGAGCAATACTTCGGAAGCTGGACATATCGGGATCAAATCCGACTAAGATGAAAATATATTACCTGGATGAGGGAGGAGAATACGCCTTCGAGGAAAGCCTACGGCATATCGATAATAAGATACCAGGTCTTGAGATCGAATTCCTGAAAAGCCTTGATACCTTACAGGACAGAGCTGAAGCCTTTGCAAGGATCATTGGAAATGAAGGCCTCTACTATACTTCTGGGACAGCGGGAATAAACGGTATGCTGATCGAGGTGCTGCTGGCGCTTGAAATTGACAAAACAAACATCAAAGCTGATAATTTTATTGGTTATTAG
- a CDS encoding ferritin family protein, giving the protein MNFDGKQILSTFVKMEEEVTKYYAELAENAPDEKSKALFARMSQEEDKHNRMYTALLEKHGGEMTREFSEEEVEYVKSLIEENITSKHEFDKNMKYADSLLLAERMEKDGILFVHQMMGMYPDIAQKEMNVILNEEKKHLMMVRERMQFGPLRSLGL; this is encoded by the coding sequence ATGAATTTCGATGGTAAGCAAATTTTGTCAACATTCGTCAAAATGGAGGAGGAGGTTACAAAATACTACGCTGAGTTAGCTGAGAATGCGCCGGATGAGAAATCTAAAGCACTGTTTGCGCGTATGTCCCAGGAGGAAGACAAGCACAACAGAATGTACACAGCTCTTCTTGAGAAGCATGGCGGGGAAATGACCAGGGAATTCTCTGAGGAAGAAGTAGAGTACGTAAAATCACTGATCGAGGAGAATATCACCTCGAAGCATGAATTTGATAAGAACATGAAGTACGCAGACTCATTGCTCCTGGCTGAAAGGATGGAAAAGGACGGCATACTTTTTGTCCATCAAATGATGGGGATGTATCCTGACATTGCCCAGAAGGAAATGAATGTAATACTTAACGAAGAAAAGAAACACCTGATGATGGTTAGAGAAAGAATGCAGTTTGGTCCATTGAGATCACTTGGATTATAA
- a CDS encoding putative bifunctional diguanylate cyclase/phosphodiesterase translates to MDTDYKIKSKLRKKYTYIPVLSVGVIFVFSILIMTSTIRSHYYEILRNESSRLSKSYAHNLEIAAEAQEMANEIMDQRLMGTGEMVYSFNGEFSETKLKEVSESLQVDDIYVYDENGVIISSNNGKYIGWVAEPGHPVHDFMISGNSSHIDQIRPDSESGELFKYGYYRLGNGYFVQTGIKALRVQEFLGSFNTQKLLDQMHSDGHVLKAYFVNTSNVIVGSTDISDYGKTFGGNSSDEASDTPEDSSWIADYKGEESFYVTTPVVVEEQRIGTLGFVHSLKSTNETINSIIFLGGGLLLSIAGLIVIFNRSAYKNDEKLTKMAYIDSLTGIPNHAYLMDELKEWCSKGSYDRNALLLINISNFKALNMAFGYDFGDSVLKRVAEQLYDAFDKKYDIFRFASDRFVLLVKSYKDRNDLNLLAEQIVNSVDKEIIAHGYTKALNLNIGIVEVGGRYRDPNDIIRDATIALDYVGVVESELYSYYEYSMMEGLKRDEEIEAELIKAILNPSEGGLHLVYQPIFDARTNKISGFEALARLNSPVLGPISPIEFIAIAERRRLMVQLGNWIVDTALLFLKDIENQGVSGVKISINISAAQLQDKSFIPRLRRVMAETRIKPSNVELEVTESIILDNYEEINLSLGQLRKEGVTIAVDDFGTGYSSFSRLNQLNIDTIKIDKTFIERITNTPHEMLLTGDIISLCHRLDLTVVAEGVENDVQAAYLLDHNCDKFQGYLFSKPLQFREAIYILRDQIIRDA, encoded by the coding sequence ATGGATACCGACTATAAAATCAAATCTAAACTGAGGAAAAAATACACATACATACCCGTACTCTCAGTAGGGGTAATTTTTGTGTTCTCAATATTAATAATGACCTCAACCATAAGAAGCCACTATTACGAGATACTTAGAAATGAATCCTCAAGATTATCAAAGAGCTACGCGCATAATTTGGAGATAGCAGCTGAAGCGCAGGAAATGGCAAATGAGATAATGGATCAGAGGCTTATGGGAACAGGTGAAATGGTCTACAGCTTCAATGGTGAATTTTCGGAAACCAAACTGAAGGAGGTTTCAGAATCTCTTCAAGTGGATGATATCTACGTATATGATGAAAATGGTGTAATTATCTCCTCAAATAATGGGAAGTACATAGGTTGGGTCGCCGAGCCGGGTCACCCGGTACACGATTTCATGATTAGCGGGAATAGTAGTCATATCGACCAGATCAGGCCGGATAGCGAAAGCGGGGAGCTGTTTAAATACGGATATTACAGGCTCGGGAACGGATATTTTGTCCAGACCGGAATAAAAGCATTGAGAGTTCAGGAATTTTTAGGGTCCTTCAATACACAGAAGCTTCTGGATCAAATGCACTCAGACGGACACGTGTTAAAGGCATATTTTGTAAACACCAGTAATGTAATTGTTGGCTCTACTGATATTTCTGACTATGGAAAAACATTTGGCGGGAATTCATCTGATGAAGCAAGTGATACACCAGAGGATTCATCCTGGATAGCAGATTACAAGGGAGAAGAATCATTCTATGTAACGACCCCTGTAGTAGTCGAGGAACAGAGGATAGGAACTCTTGGCTTCGTCCATTCACTTAAATCGACCAATGAGACTATAAATAGCATAATATTCCTGGGCGGGGGTCTTCTTCTCTCAATCGCAGGATTGATAGTAATATTTAACAGATCAGCATATAAGAATGATGAAAAGCTGACCAAAATGGCTTATATTGACTCTCTTACCGGGATACCAAATCATGCTTACCTTATGGATGAGTTGAAGGAGTGGTGTTCCAAGGGAAGCTATGACAGAAATGCTCTGCTCCTAATTAACATAAGTAATTTCAAAGCTTTGAACATGGCTTTCGGATATGATTTCGGAGACTCAGTATTAAAACGGGTAGCAGAGCAGCTGTATGATGCTTTTGACAAAAAATATGACATTTTCAGATTTGCTTCCGACAGATTTGTTCTTCTGGTTAAAAGCTACAAAGACAGGAATGATTTGAACCTACTGGCTGAACAGATAGTAAACTCCGTCGACAAGGAAATTATTGCGCATGGCTATACAAAGGCACTGAACCTTAATATTGGTATAGTAGAGGTAGGGGGACGTTACAGAGATCCAAATGACATAATAAGGGACGCTACTATAGCTTTGGACTACGTAGGCGTAGTTGAATCCGAACTGTACTCATATTATGAATACTCGATGATGGAGGGATTGAAACGAGATGAAGAGATCGAGGCTGAGCTCATAAAGGCTATCCTGAATCCTTCTGAAGGTGGATTACACTTGGTTTATCAGCCAATATTCGACGCAAGAACAAACAAAATATCCGGGTTTGAGGCTTTGGCAAGATTAAACAGCCCTGTTCTCGGACCGATTTCTCCGATTGAATTTATAGCGATAGCCGAAAGAAGAAGGCTGATGGTGCAGCTCGGCAACTGGATAGTCGATACTGCACTATTATTTCTGAAGGATATTGAAAATCAGGGTGTAAGCGGCGTAAAGATAAGTATCAATATTTCGGCAGCTCAATTGCAGGATAAGAGCTTTATCCCCAGATTGAGGAGGGTAATGGCTGAGACAAGGATAAAACCTTCCAATGTTGAATTGGAGGTTACAGAGTCCATAATCCTGGACAATTACGAAGAGATAAACTTAAGCCTTGGTCAATTGAGAAAAGAAGGAGTGACCATAGCAGTAGACGACTTTGGTACTGGGTACTCGTCATTCTCAAGGCTTAACCAGCTGAACATAGACACAATTAAGATAGATAAAACGTTTATCGAAAGAATAACCAATACCCCACATGAGATGCTGCTTACCGGAGATATAATTTCCCTGTGCCACAGACTGGATCTCACAGTTGTTGCCGAAGGAGTTGAAAATGATGTCCAGGCAGCATACCTGTTGGATCACAATTGCGATAAATTTCAGGGCTATCTCTTCAGCAAGCCCCTTCAGTTCAGAGAGGCAATATACATATTAAGAGATCAGATCATAAGGGATGCGTAA
- a CDS encoding hemolysin family protein: MGIEQDLNITGKLVLIFVLTLVNAFFAASEMAMVSVDRIRLINKAEEGDKKARLLLDILKEPSRFLSTIQVGITFAGFFSSASAAVSISTALGGRLEALGVPFGKDIAFVGITLMLSYIMLVIGELVPKRIALNHAERFAMLAVRPISMVAKVMHPFVTFLSLSTNAILRLLGVSQEGVEAKVTLEEISSMVEVGHEQGFINPVEREMIKSVISFDDKLAEEIMTARTEVYMIDADDRIEDYIDDLLSLKYSRIPVYEEDIDNIVGILYLKDYLLEAYKSGFLNVDIKAILRPAYFVPERKNINDLFLELKNTRKHMAVLIDEYGGFSGIVTMEDLIEEIMGDIDDEYDHDDPDVKLLDKDTYIARGSVSIKELNSRLEIELDEETEDYDTLGGFIIHHLGYIPDDGDKPELTISDLSFRVESVEDKRVVAVRISKSESHEKKEE; the protein is encoded by the coding sequence ATGGGAATTGAACAGGATCTTAATATAACAGGCAAGCTGGTGCTGATATTCGTTCTTACTCTGGTCAATGCTTTTTTTGCTGCATCGGAGATGGCAATGGTTTCAGTCGATCGGATCAGATTGATCAACAAGGCTGAGGAAGGCGATAAAAAGGCCAGACTTCTTCTTGATATCCTTAAGGAGCCATCAAGGTTTTTGTCTACCATCCAAGTAGGTATAACCTTTGCGGGATTTTTCTCCTCAGCTTCAGCTGCAGTAAGCATATCAACTGCCCTCGGAGGCCGGCTGGAGGCTCTCGGGGTACCATTCGGAAAGGATATTGCCTTTGTTGGGATAACTCTCATGCTTTCATATATCATGCTGGTAATTGGGGAACTGGTACCTAAAAGGATAGCATTAAACCATGCTGAACGTTTTGCCATGCTTGCAGTCAGGCCAATCAGTATGGTTGCAAAGGTGATGCACCCATTTGTGACTTTTCTCTCTTTATCAACAAATGCTATACTTAGACTTTTAGGCGTTAGCCAGGAGGGCGTTGAGGCAAAGGTAACACTGGAGGAAATCAGCTCTATGGTCGAAGTGGGACACGAGCAGGGCTTTATTAACCCGGTTGAAAGAGAGATGATCAAGAGTGTAATAAGCTTCGACGACAAGCTTGCAGAAGAGATAATGACAGCCAGGACAGAGGTTTATATGATCGATGCTGACGACCGGATAGAGGATTACATAGATGATCTTCTGTCCTTAAAATACTCGAGGATACCTGTCTATGAGGAAGATATCGATAATATAGTCGGCATACTCTACTTAAAGGATTATCTTCTTGAAGCTTATAAATCAGGATTTCTTAACGTTGACATAAAAGCTATCCTGAGGCCGGCATATTTTGTTCCGGAGAGAAAAAACATCAACGATCTGTTCCTCGAGCTTAAGAATACTCGAAAGCACATGGCAGTTTTGATAGATGAATACGGTGGATTTTCAGGCATTGTAACTATGGAGGACCTAATAGAAGAGATCATGGGAGATATCGATGATGAATATGACCATGATGATCCGGACGTTAAGCTTCTTGATAAGGACACATATATTGCACGGGGATCAGTTTCTATCAAGGAGCTTAACAGCAGGCTGGAAATAGAACTGGATGAGGAAACTGAGGACTACGACACACTGGGAGGGTTTATTATACATCACCTGGGTTATATCCCTGATGACGGGGATAAACCGGAGCTTACTATATCAGACTTGTCCTTCAGAGTCGAGAGTGTAGAGGACAAAAGAGTAGTAGCAGTCAGAATATCAAAGTCAGAATCTCATGAAAAGAAAGAGGAATAG